The Psychrosphaera ytuae genome includes a region encoding these proteins:
- a CDS encoding redoxin domain-containing protein: MFTNKLHAGQPFPNIQVTLDSGKDVTLGKPQNPDADWQMVVVYRGAHCPMCTKFLNELEDFKYLLLDIGIDLIAVSADRPEQLESHKKDLKIGFPIAHSLSLKAMDQLGVYQSVPRNEHETDHVFSEPALFVVNENNNIQVVDLSNNPFARPEVIKLYEGLKWIRDPENNYPIRGTHHEPIIE; encoded by the coding sequence ATGTTTACCAATAAGCTTCATGCCGGTCAGCCCTTCCCTAATATTCAGGTTACGTTAGACTCAGGTAAAGATGTAACCCTAGGAAAACCACAAAATCCCGATGCAGATTGGCAGATGGTCGTCGTATATCGAGGCGCTCATTGTCCTATGTGCACCAAGTTCCTCAACGAATTAGAAGACTTCAAGTATTTACTCTTAGACATAGGTATAGACCTAATAGCAGTTTCAGCGGACCGCCCAGAACAATTAGAGTCGCACAAAAAAGATTTAAAAATCGGCTTTCCAATAGCCCACAGTCTAAGCCTTAAAGCTATGGACCAACTTGGTGTTTATCAGTCGGTACCGCGTAACGAGCACGAGACTGATCATGTTTTTTCAGAGCCTGCGCTCTTCGTCGTCAACGAAAACAACAACATTCAAGTTGTCGACTTAAGTAACAATCCATTTGCCCGACCAGAAGTGATTAAACTATATGAAGGTTTAAAATGGATTCGCGATCCAGAAAACAACTACCCAATCCGCGGTACACATCACGAACCTATCATTGAATAA
- the ccoN gene encoding cytochrome-c oxidase, cbb3-type subunit I, which translates to MTTTNIAHPEYNYKVVKQFALTTVLWGIVGMSVGVLIAAQLIWPALNFDTPWLTFSRLRPLHTNAVIFAFGTSALFATSYYVVQRTCKVRLISDKLAAFTFWGWQAIILSAVITLPMGLTTSKEYAELEWPIDIAIAIVWLAYAYVFIGTLTIRKTSHIYVANWFYAGFIITVAILHIVNSQAIAVNGFKSYSIYSGAVDAMIQWWYGHNAVGFLLTAGFLGMMYYFVPKQAERPVYSYRLSVVHFWALVSLYIWAGPHHLHYTALPDWTQSLGMVMSVILFIPSWGGMINGIMTLSGAWHKLKTDPVLRFLIVSLSFYGMSTFEGPMMAIKSVNALSHYTDWTIGHVHSGALGWVAMISIGALYHLIPRLYGKTQMLYGNLVNTHFWLHTVGVVLYIVAMWFSGVTQGLMWRAVNADGTLTYSFVQSLEASYPYYFVRFLGGVFIVAGMLVMAYNTYKTVRHAKQHPEAAQPQVA; encoded by the coding sequence ATGACAACAACAAACATTGCTCACCCAGAGTACAACTACAAGGTTGTTAAGCAATTTGCTTTAACGACTGTATTGTGGGGTATCGTTGGTATGAGCGTGGGCGTTTTGATTGCTGCGCAATTAATTTGGCCTGCTCTAAACTTTGATACGCCTTGGCTTACGTTCTCACGTTTGCGTCCTTTGCACACTAATGCCGTAATCTTTGCATTCGGTACAAGTGCACTCTTCGCTACTTCTTATTACGTGGTACAACGTACATGTAAAGTAAGACTTATCAGCGACAAACTTGCTGCATTCACATTCTGGGGATGGCAAGCGATTATTTTGTCAGCGGTCATTACTCTTCCAATGGGTTTGACTACATCAAAAGAATACGCTGAACTAGAGTGGCCAATTGACATCGCTATTGCGATTGTTTGGTTAGCTTACGCGTACGTTTTCATCGGCACCTTAACGATCCGTAAAACCAGCCACATTTACGTAGCAAACTGGTTCTATGCTGGTTTCATCATCACGGTTGCAATCCTTCACATCGTTAACAGCCAAGCAATTGCAGTTAATGGCTTTAAGTCATACTCAATTTACTCTGGTGCAGTCGATGCAATGATTCAATGGTGGTACGGTCATAACGCGGTTGGTTTCCTACTTACTGCTGGCTTCTTAGGTATGATGTATTACTTCGTTCCTAAACAAGCAGAACGTCCGGTTTATTCTTACCGTTTATCAGTAGTTCACTTTTGGGCGTTAGTTTCATTATACATCTGGGCTGGTCCTCACCACTTACATTACACTGCACTTCCTGACTGGACACAGTCATTGGGTATGGTTATGTCGGTGATTCTATTTATCCCTTCTTGGGGTGGTATGATCAACGGTATCATGACGTTATCTGGTGCGTGGCATAAGCTTAAAACCGACCCAGTATTGCGTTTCTTAATCGTTTCTCTATCGTTCTACGGTATGTCTACGTTTGAAGGCCCAATGATGGCAATCAAATCAGTAAATGCGCTTTCGCATTATACAGACTGGACTATCGGCCACGTTCACTCTGGTGCACTTGGTTGGGTTGCGATGATTTCTATCGGTGCGTTGTATCACTTGATTCCTCGTCTATATGGTAAGACTCAAATGTTATACGGCAACCTTGTTAATACACACTTCTGGTTACACACAGTTGGTGTCGTACTTTACATCGTTGCGATGTGGTTCTCGGGTGTTACTCAAGGCTTAATGTGGCGTGCAGTAAACGCTGACGGTACATTGACTTACAGCTTTGTTCAGAGCTTAGAAGCGTCTTACCCTTACTACTTCGTACGTTTCTTAGGTGGTGTGTTCATTGTTGCAGGTATGTTAGTTATGGCATACAACACGTACAAAACTGTACGTCATGCAAAACAACACCCTGAAGCAGCACAACCTCAAGTAGCATAA
- the ccoO gene encoding cytochrome-c oxidase, cbb3-type subunit II has protein sequence MATNHHEKIEKSVPLLAIFTVIAISFGALVEITPLMFQKDTTQPIANLRALTPLEMEGRDIYIREGCNNCHSQMIRPFRAEVERYGHYSVAGESVWDHPFLWGSKRTGPDLARVGQRYSDDWHRVHLINPRDVVPQSNMPGFPWLEENTLTGEYTAKKLEVFNRLTEGKTHKDENGNYIPLYSAEDIAGAKAAVEGKTEMEALIAYLQQLGTHLK, from the coding sequence ATGGCAACGAATCATCACGAAAAGATCGAAAAAAGCGTACCGCTTCTTGCTATCTTTACTGTCATTGCAATCAGTTTTGGTGCATTAGTAGAAATCACTCCGCTAATGTTCCAAAAGGACACTACACAACCAATTGCTAACTTGCGTGCACTAACGCCGCTGGAAATGGAAGGTCGTGACATTTACATCCGCGAAGGTTGTAACAACTGTCACAGCCAAATGATCCGCCCTTTCCGCGCTGAAGTTGAACGTTACGGTCATTACTCAGTTGCGGGCGAGTCAGTTTGGGATCACCCATTCCTTTGGGGTTCTAAGCGTACTGGTCCTGACCTAGCTCGTGTTGGTCAACGATACAGTGACGATTGGCACCGTGTACACCTAATTAACCCACGTGATGTGGTACCTCAATCTAATATGCCAGGTTTCCCTTGGTTAGAAGAGAACACGTTAACAGGTGAATACACAGCAAAGAAATTAGAAGTGTTTAACCGTTTAACTGAAGGTAAAACTCATAAAGATGAAAATGGAAACTACATTCCACTTTATTCTGCAGAGGACATTGCTGGAGCAAAAGCGGCTGTCGAAGGTAAAACAGAAATGGAAGCATTGATTGCTTACCTTCAACAACTAGGTACACACCTTAAGTAG
- a CDS encoding CcoQ/FixQ family Cbb3-type cytochrome c oxidase assembly chaperone, with the protein MDYGTYRGIYTLILLILFLGIVYWAYKKSSKKDFDKIAESILDDEDVNGTPHKKESSNGND; encoded by the coding sequence ATGGACTACGGAACGTACCGCGGAATTTACACTTTAATTTTATTGATACTATTTTTGGGTATCGTTTATTGGGCGTACAAGAAAAGTTCAAAAAAGGACTTTGATAAGATTGCAGAATCTATTCTTGACGACGAAGACGTAAACGGTACACCACATAAGAAGGAGTCATCTAATGGTAATGACTAG
- the ccoP gene encoding cytochrome-c oxidase, cbb3-type subunit III: MTSFWSWWVIILTVFSIVACFWIITVNLKNYTHVGEGESMGHEFDGIEELNNPLPKWWTYTFYLILVWSVGYLAAMPGLGNWEGFLGWKSSNQGITTLAESKRLSEKAKAEGLLVQLDQEVKRADETFGPVFKALAEKPLMDLAYDEEGFKVGQRLYLQNCALCHGSDARGSEGFPNLRDNDWLYGGEPETIVETLLYGRKAQMPGWEAALGEQGIQEMTEYVLRLAGRKVNDKLADAGQAKFAMCAACHGPDGKGSLAHNLPFGAPNLTDNIWLYGGSRKAVEETLRYGRNGVMPAWKDVLGEDKVRVISAYIYNISHPDK; this comes from the coding sequence ATGACTAGTTTTTGGAGTTGGTGGGTAATTATCCTTACCGTCTTCTCAATCGTTGCGTGTTTTTGGATCATCACGGTTAACCTTAAAAACTACACTCACGTAGGCGAAGGTGAATCAATGGGTCATGAGTTCGACGGAATCGAAGAACTTAATAACCCGCTACCAAAATGGTGGACATACACGTTTTACTTAATTCTTGTTTGGTCTGTAGGTTACTTAGCGGCGATGCCTGGTCTAGGTAACTGGGAAGGTTTCTTGGGGTGGAAGAGCTCAAACCAAGGTATCACTACCCTAGCAGAATCAAAACGTTTGTCAGAAAAAGCAAAAGCGGAAGGCTTATTGGTTCAGTTAGACCAAGAAGTGAAGCGCGCAGACGAAACATTCGGTCCGGTATTTAAAGCACTAGCTGAAAAGCCACTTATGGACCTAGCCTACGATGAAGAAGGCTTTAAAGTTGGTCAGCGTTTATACCTACAAAACTGTGCTCTATGTCACGGCTCAGATGCACGTGGTTCTGAAGGTTTTCCTAACTTACGCGACAACGATTGGTTATATGGCGGCGAGCCAGAGACTATCGTAGAGACCTTGTTATACGGCCGTAAGGCTCAAATGCCTGGCTGGGAAGCAGCATTAGGCGAACAAGGAATCCAAGAAATGACTGAGTACGTATTGCGTTTAGCAGGTCGTAAAGTAAACGACAAACTTGCAGATGCAGGTCAAGCTAAATTTGCAATGTGTGCAGCGTGTCACGGCCCGGATGGTAAAGGCTCTTTAGCTCATAACCTGCCATTTGGTGCACCTAACCTAACTGACAACATTTGGTTGTACGGTGGTTCACGCAAAGCCGTTGAAGAGACGCTTCGTTATGGCCGTAATGGTGTAATGCCAGCTTGGAAAGATGTACTCGGTGAAGACAAAGTACGTGTTATTTCAGCATATATTTACAACATTTCGCACCCTGATAAATAA
- a CDS encoding FixH family protein: MNENAQPWYKHPWVWFVIALPVMSLVGGIAMITITSSNQPEIIVDDYYKKGKAINQELTLYKAFADSGIDLKVRLNNNRFEIQSSESLTALKISLIHSTQGKRDLEFTVTAASNGIYGKTLEDFAPGSWSLFIQPMDDSWKVKQKVALPSTEWIEIKA, from the coding sequence ATGAACGAAAATGCACAGCCTTGGTACAAACACCCTTGGGTTTGGTTTGTCATCGCCCTACCCGTTATGTCTTTAGTAGGTGGTATTGCCATGATTACTATTACAAGTAGTAATCAGCCAGAAATCATCGTTGACGATTATTATAAAAAAGGTAAAGCGATTAACCAGGAACTTACTTTATACAAAGCCTTCGCAGATAGCGGTATTGATTTGAAAGTTAGACTTAACAATAATCGCTTTGAAATCCAATCGAGTGAGTCATTAACTGCGCTTAAAATTTCTTTGATTCACTCTACTCAAGGTAAGCGTGACTTAGAGTTTACGGTTACAGCTGCTTCTAACGGCATTTACGGCAAAACATTAGAAGATTTTGCACCTGGAAGTTGGAGTCTATTTATCCAACCAATGGATGACAGCTGGAAAGTGAAACAAAAAGTGGCGCTTCCTTCTACCGAATGGATTGAAATTAAAGCGTAA
- a CDS encoding heavy metal translocating P-type ATPase, whose translation MNRCFHCGSDFPKDFDVIWAVTPKQKEPVCCLGCKGVTEHIYSNGLGSYYEFRSELAAKPEHNNANSQFAMYDDTDYVQLIANELPNNQFEITLSLDNIHCAACAWLIEQAVQPINGLVKVNVNTVNQRATIVWDNKLAKLSEIFSRLNQIGYPATPFKVSSTETNIKKQEKEYVKRLGVAGIFTMQVMMIAVAMYFGAFTNMEPHQFGYFKWVSLALSIPVIFYSAVPFLTGAITALKAKRLNMDVPVSVAIYGAFTASFYQLVTTELTDPKGEVFFESISMFTFLLLIGKYLEFRAKSKAILSNVNLTSTLPITSTIISADNTEKQKLLKDIKVDDLVLVKAGQQIPVDGVIVEGQTLVSESLLTGEFDPQVKSVGDHVMAGSTNTDGLIKVKTTAIGAETTLANINKMQQSFADFKPKYSLLADKIAHWFVLAQLVISTLTYVGWYFVSPDDALWISLAVLVATCPCALSLATPTAYTCVLSTLSKNGILIKDSESFDRINTINRVGFDKTGTLTNGQFSIEKELWYEENLKGLSLSKTELQLLIVQLEKLSEHPIAKAFNHKHWPHIQSTSLPIQINNPKIIVGNGITAEITLPSGDLVDLAIGNAQHCKTTHTGANVYVSIIKEQQSIPIAEFNLADQVKNGTTTLLQYLRSLNLKLVMLTGDKSENVAKTASELKLDDVHLGCKPEQKAALVQSYQNNGDAVMMFGDGVNDAPVFAAADVSVAMGSGADISKQSASIIIVKDQLHTVSKLFEYAHKTKRIIKQNLLWSLIYNISILPVAMLGFVPPYIAVIGMSASSIIVVTNSLRLLK comes from the coding sequence TTGAATCGTTGTTTTCATTGTGGGAGTGACTTCCCAAAAGACTTTGACGTAATTTGGGCCGTCACGCCTAAACAAAAAGAGCCAGTTTGTTGTCTTGGTTGTAAAGGCGTAACCGAACACATTTACAGCAATGGATTGGGTAGTTATTACGAGTTTCGCTCGGAATTAGCAGCAAAGCCAGAACACAATAACGCCAACTCCCAGTTCGCAATGTACGACGATACTGACTACGTTCAACTTATTGCAAATGAATTACCAAATAATCAGTTTGAAATAACCCTTTCTTTAGACAATATTCATTGCGCTGCGTGTGCCTGGTTGATTGAACAAGCCGTGCAACCGATAAATGGTTTGGTAAAAGTTAATGTAAATACCGTCAATCAACGCGCAACCATCGTTTGGGATAATAAGCTCGCCAAGTTATCGGAAATCTTCTCTAGGTTAAATCAAATTGGATATCCGGCAACGCCTTTCAAAGTTTCATCTACAGAAACCAACATAAAAAAACAAGAAAAAGAATACGTTAAGCGATTAGGTGTCGCGGGCATTTTTACCATGCAGGTTATGATGATTGCCGTGGCGATGTATTTTGGTGCGTTCACCAATATGGAGCCTCACCAGTTTGGTTACTTCAAATGGGTCAGCTTAGCCCTCTCAATACCTGTTATTTTTTACTCTGCAGTGCCTTTTTTAACCGGTGCTATTACTGCATTAAAAGCAAAGCGACTTAATATGGACGTACCTGTAAGTGTTGCTATTTATGGCGCGTTTACAGCTAGTTTTTACCAGTTAGTAACAACAGAACTTACCGACCCAAAAGGCGAAGTGTTTTTTGAAAGCATTTCAATGTTTACCTTTTTACTCTTAATCGGAAAGTATTTGGAGTTTAGGGCAAAATCCAAAGCAATACTGTCAAACGTTAATTTGACCTCTACATTACCCATAACGTCAACAATAATAAGCGCAGACAATACGGAAAAACAAAAGTTATTAAAAGACATAAAAGTTGATGATTTGGTGCTGGTTAAAGCAGGTCAACAAATACCCGTAGATGGCGTGATTGTTGAGGGTCAGACGTTAGTTTCAGAATCACTTTTAACTGGTGAATTTGATCCTCAAGTTAAATCCGTTGGCGATCATGTCATGGCCGGAAGCACCAATACTGACGGCCTTATCAAGGTTAAAACGACCGCAATTGGTGCAGAAACAACCCTAGCAAACATAAATAAAATGCAACAGTCATTTGCTGACTTTAAACCCAAATACAGTTTGTTAGCCGACAAAATTGCTCATTGGTTTGTACTGGCACAGTTAGTGATTTCGACCCTGACTTATGTAGGGTGGTACTTTGTTTCTCCTGATGACGCCCTTTGGATCTCTCTCGCCGTGTTGGTAGCCACCTGCCCTTGTGCTTTGAGTCTTGCAACACCGACCGCTTATACATGTGTACTATCTACGTTGAGTAAAAATGGTATTTTGATCAAAGATTCAGAGTCCTTTGACCGCATTAATACCATTAACCGCGTTGGTTTTGACAAAACCGGAACCCTAACTAACGGACAATTCTCGATTGAAAAAGAGCTGTGGTACGAGGAAAACCTCAAAGGACTATCTCTATCAAAAACCGAATTACAGCTGCTAATCGTTCAGTTAGAAAAGCTTAGTGAGCATCCAATCGCCAAGGCGTTTAACCATAAGCATTGGCCACACATCCAATCGACATCGTTACCTATCCAAATCAATAACCCTAAGATAATTGTAGGTAATGGCATTACTGCTGAAATTACCCTACCTTCTGGTGACCTAGTTGATTTGGCTATTGGAAACGCACAGCATTGTAAAACTACGCACACTGGCGCTAATGTTTACGTCTCAATTATAAAAGAACAACAAAGCATACCGATAGCCGAGTTTAATTTGGCTGATCAAGTGAAAAACGGTACGACGACCTTACTGCAATATCTACGTAGCTTAAATCTTAAGTTGGTAATGTTAACCGGTGACAAAAGTGAAAACGTAGCAAAGACTGCAAGCGAACTTAAATTAGATGACGTACACCTTGGTTGTAAGCCGGAACAAAAAGCGGCTTTAGTTCAAAGTTATCAAAATAATGGTGATGCGGTGATGATGTTTGGCGACGGCGTTAATGACGCACCTGTATTTGCTGCTGCGGATGTGAGTGTTGCAATGGGAAGCGGCGCAGACATAAGTAAACAATCAGCAAGTATTATTATTGTTAAAGACCAACTTCATACCGTCAGTAAACTGTTTGAGTACGCACACAAGACAAAACGCATTATTAAACAAAACCTTTTGTGGTCTTTGATATACAATATTTCTATATTGCCAGTGGCGATGCTAGGTTTTGTGCCACCTTACATCGCGGTGATCGGTATGTCGGCTAGTTCGATAATTGTCGTGACCAACTCTTTAAGGCTTTTAAAGTAG
- the ccoS gene encoding cbb3-type cytochrome oxidase assembly protein CcoS: MSIIYYLIPIAIVFVIIGVYAFFWATKSEQFEDLEKQGLSILMDDDMPKKETAKPAENNTDNQSTKNGRV; this comes from the coding sequence GTGAGTATTATTTATTACTTAATTCCCATCGCCATTGTATTTGTGATCATAGGTGTATACGCGTTTTTTTGGGCTACAAAATCAGAGCAATTTGAAGATCTCGAAAAACAAGGCTTATCCATATTAATGGATGACGATATGCCAAAAAAGGAAACAGCAAAACCAGCCGAAAATAATACCGACAATCAATCTACCAAAAATGGGCGTGTTTAA
- a CDS encoding sulfite exporter TauE/SafE family protein has translation MLISTAFFMGLFGLVHCLTMCGSLSMALGFSIPREKSILRYTTYISFGRISGYALIGCIANYFSQGIISLSGGNVLYLNVFASLLMFGISLHICNVSNAVLNIEKIGVWVNKSLEPIKKRLLPIDSVFKCLMYGLFWGFLPCGLVYTALSLALVAPSPLHGGAVMFMFGIATLPALIGMTSLNNKLAIYIKQKKIRTVFGMFIILMASYQLYTTWLKLQGLE, from the coding sequence ATGCTCATTAGCACAGCGTTTTTTATGGGCTTGTTTGGCCTAGTCCATTGTTTAACTATGTGTGGTTCGCTCTCAATGGCACTTGGCTTCTCAATCCCAAGAGAAAAATCAATTTTGCGCTACACCACATACATTAGTTTTGGGCGTATTAGTGGTTACGCCTTAATTGGCTGCATCGCAAACTACTTTTCACAAGGTATCATTTCTTTAAGCGGTGGAAATGTGTTGTACCTAAATGTTTTCGCTAGTTTGTTGATGTTTGGCATTAGTTTACACATCTGTAACGTTTCGAATGCCGTATTAAACATAGAAAAAATCGGCGTTTGGGTTAACAAGTCATTAGAGCCGATAAAAAAACGTTTATTGCCCATTGATAGTGTATTCAAATGTTTGATGTATGGGCTGTTTTGGGGATTTTTACCGTGTGGTCTGGTCTATACCGCTTTAAGCTTAGCCTTGGTTGCTCCCTCACCATTACACGGGGGTGCCGTCATGTTTATGTTTGGTATCGCTACTCTTCCTGCACTAATTGGTATGACAAGTCTGAATAATAAATTGGCTATTTACATAAAGCAGAAGAAAATTAGAACTGTGTTTGGTATGTTTATCATTCTGATGGCATCATATCAGTTGTATACAACCTGGTTAAAATTACAAGGACTTGAATAA
- the fnr gene encoding fumarate/nitrate reduction transcriptional regulator Fnr — translation MTQLRSKNQCGQFSISCSNCNLNQLCLPFSLNNEELTRLDDLIERKKPYQKNQYLFEAKQPLRALYAVRSGSFKSFLIDENGTEQITGFHLPGDIIGFDGIADQSYKTYSQALETSMVCEIPFNTIDNLSSSMPSLRQQVQRLMSNEISADQSMFMLLSKKTAEQRICTFLVSLSKRFDERNLSATIFRLTMTRAEIGNYLGLTVETVSRIISKLQKKELINLDGKFVEILNVDGLKQLA, via the coding sequence ATGACTCAATTAAGAAGCAAGAATCAATGTGGTCAGTTTTCTATAAGCTGTTCAAATTGTAATTTAAACCAGCTGTGTTTGCCTTTTTCGTTAAACAATGAAGAGTTAACCCGACTTGATGATTTGATTGAGCGAAAGAAACCCTATCAAAAAAACCAATATCTATTTGAGGCCAAGCAACCTCTACGTGCTCTCTATGCCGTCAGGTCAGGTAGTTTCAAATCCTTTTTAATTGATGAAAACGGTACCGAACAAATTACGGGTTTCCATCTACCGGGAGACATTATCGGTTTTGATGGAATCGCAGATCAAAGTTATAAAACATATTCTCAGGCATTAGAAACCTCAATGGTTTGTGAGATCCCATTTAATACCATTGACAACCTTTCAAGCTCGATGCCGAGCTTACGCCAACAAGTTCAAAGATTAATGAGTAATGAAATATCTGCCGACCAATCTATGTTTATGTTACTTAGTAAGAAAACCGCCGAGCAGCGAATTTGTACATTTTTAGTCTCTTTGTCGAAGCGGTTCGACGAGCGTAACTTGTCAGCAACAATATTTAGATTGACCATGACTCGTGCCGAGATCGGTAACTATTTGGGTCTTACCGTTGAGACAGTGAGCAGAATCATCAGTAAGTTGCAAAAAAAGGAATTGATCAATTTAGATGGTAAATTCGTCGAAATCTTAAACGTCGATGGATTGAAGCAACTCGCTTAG
- the uspE gene encoding universal stress protein UspE produces MNTFNKLLVVVDPTEEEQKALLRAIELAKKSPVTLTLFLSIYDFSYEMTTMLSADERDAMKQAVIGDRTLWLEELIAQQDLKATPIDYKVVWHNRPYESIIKEVLFNKYDLVIKGTHAHDTLKSVIFTPTDWHLLRKCPVPVLLVKEHAWPEHGKILAAVSAGTDDSEHKNLNTQITQYANYMAKLLHSEPHLVNAYPPTPVNIAVEIPEFDPQEYNSSMRQHHTESLAKLASENDIVSSHCHVLEGMPEDVIPRLAQEMDAELIVIGTVGRQGISAALIGNTAEHVIDNVECDLLAVKPDDFECPIKI; encoded by the coding sequence ATGAATACTTTCAATAAATTACTAGTTGTAGTTGACCCAACTGAAGAAGAGCAAAAAGCGTTATTACGCGCTATCGAACTCGCCAAAAAATCTCCCGTTACCCTCACCTTATTTTTGTCTATTTATGACTTTTCTTATGAAATGACAACAATGTTATCGGCTGATGAACGCGATGCCATGAAACAAGCTGTTATTGGTGATCGTACACTTTGGCTAGAAGAACTTATTGCCCAGCAAGACCTAAAGGCCACCCCGATTGATTACAAAGTCGTTTGGCACAACCGCCCATACGAAAGCATTATAAAAGAAGTCTTATTTAACAAATATGACCTCGTTATCAAAGGTACTCATGCGCACGACACTTTAAAGTCAGTCATCTTCACGCCTACTGATTGGCACCTACTACGTAAATGCCCGGTACCTGTGTTATTAGTCAAAGAACACGCTTGGCCAGAGCACGGCAAAATTTTAGCTGCAGTTTCTGCCGGAACCGATGATTCAGAGCACAAAAACTTAAATACCCAAATCACTCAATATGCCAATTACATGGCAAAACTGCTTCATTCCGAGCCACACTTGGTAAACGCATACCCGCCTACACCAGTGAATATAGCAGTTGAGATCCCAGAGTTTGATCCACAAGAATACAATTCGTCGATGAGACAACATCACACAGAAAGCTTGGCCAAACTCGCCTCAGAAAATGACATTGTTTCGTCGCACTGTCATGTACTTGAAGGGATGCCAGAGGACGTTATACCGCGTCTCGCGCAAGAAATGGACGCCGAATTAATCGTAATCGGTACCGTGGGTCGACAAGGCATTAGCGCCGCTTTGATTGGTAATACAGCCGAACACGTCATTGATAATGTTGAGTGTGACTTATTAGCTGTCAAGCCTGACGACTTTGAGTGCCCTATTAAAATCTAA
- the ttcA gene encoding tRNA 2-thiocytidine(32) synthetase TtcA — MTSSAIAKQQYNFNKLQKRIRRQVGQAIADFNMIEDGDRIMVCLSGGKDSYTMLDILMSLQKSAPVSFELVAVNLDQKQPGFPDHILPRYLEELGVEHKIVTEDTYSIVKEKIPEGKTTCSLCSRLRRGILYRTAKELGATKIALGHHRDDILETLFLNMFHGGKLKSMPPKLKSDNNEHIIIRPLAYAKEKDIVKFSEAKEFPIIPCNLCGSQENLQRKQIKQMLNDWDKQFPGRIESMFNAVKNVVPSHLADNELFDFKGLSQEAEEGDIGFDAPEITPFKDLEEDDVTQSDSGVQVINL; from the coding sequence ATGACAAGTTCAGCAATAGCAAAACAGCAGTATAACTTTAACAAGTTACAAAAGCGCATTCGTCGTCAGGTTGGCCAAGCCATCGCTGACTTTAATATGATTGAAGACGGCGATCGTATTATGGTTTGCCTATCGGGCGGAAAAGATAGTTACACTATGCTCGATATATTAATGAGCCTACAAAAATCTGCTCCTGTGTCCTTCGAACTTGTTGCGGTTAACTTAGATCAAAAACAACCAGGCTTTCCTGATCACATTCTACCGCGCTATCTAGAAGAGTTAGGTGTAGAGCACAAAATTGTGACAGAAGACACCTACTCTATCGTTAAAGAAAAGATCCCAGAGGGCAAAACGACGTGTTCACTTTGTTCGCGTTTACGTCGAGGCATTTTATACCGTACAGCTAAAGAACTTGGCGCAACTAAAATTGCTTTAGGTCACCATCGTGACGACATTTTGGAAACCCTGTTTTTGAATATGTTTCATGGCGGTAAGCTAAAATCGATGCCACCTAAGTTAAAAAGCGATAACAACGAACACATCATTATTCGCCCACTCGCTTACGCAAAAGAAAAAGATATTGTTAAGTTCTCTGAAGCAAAAGAATTTCCTATCATTCCATGTAACTTATGTGGTTCTCAGGAAAACCTTCAGCGTAAACAAATTAAACAAATGTTAAACGACTGGGACAAACAGTTTCCAGGTCGAATTGAAAGTATGTTCAACGCAGTGAAGAACGTCGTACCAAGTCACTTAGCAGACAATGAGTTATTTGATTTTAAAGGCTTGAGCCAAGAGGCCGAAGAAGGTGATATTGGTTTTGACGCACCAGAAATAACACCATTTAAAGATCTTGAAGAAGATGACGTTACTCAGTCAGATTCGGGCGTCCAGGTTATTAACCTTTAG